The Humulus lupulus chromosome 3, drHumLupu1.1, whole genome shotgun sequence genome window below encodes:
- the LOC133824407 gene encoding uncharacterized protein LOC133824407 produces MKTVSGIVVSSKPISLSKATSILSTFVSTDTGASQAMAAYLRRSLASFKELKQLHKEFKTKQSERKRKRHRAADDEGETNVGETAKEEVCHESESKRKKQRR; encoded by the coding sequence ATGAAGACAGTGTCAGGGATTGTGGTTTCTTCAAAGCCAATTTCTTTATCCAAAGCCACTTCAATTCTCTCCACATTCGTCTCTACTGACACCGGCGCTTCCCAAGCTATGGCTGCTTACCTTCGACGCTCCTTGGCGTCATTCAAGGAGCTGAAGCAGCTTCATAAGGAGTTCAAGACTAAACAATCAGAACGCAAGCGGAAGAGGCATAGAGCTGCCGATGACGAGGGAGAGACAAATGTTGGAGAAACTGCAAAAGAAGAAGTGTGCCATGAGTCGGAGTCTAAGCGTAAAAAACAGCGCAGATGA